The following is a genomic window from Verrucomicrobiia bacterium.
GATGTACAAAAGCGCGCCGACCTGGGAGGCGGGGGCGGCTTTCAAGGCATCGTTCCAGTAAATGTAGGCCAGGCCGGAGCAGAAGATGCCGAGGAAGCCCGTGGCCGTCCAGCCGGAGAGGGTGAGCTTGTGAATTTCACCGATGCCCGGGCCGGCAAAGAAAAGGGGGGTGGAGAAAAGCCAGCCCAAAAGGATAACGTAAAAAGTTAAAAGGGAAGCACTGTGCTCTTTCAATCCCTTGCGTGCAATGACGCAGTAGATGGCCCAGTTGGGGGAGCTGATAAGAACCAAGAGGTCGCCGGGGGTGCCGAAACTTCCCCTGAAAATCGAGTTCAAATCCCCTTTGCTGACGACGAGCAAGACGCCGATTGTGGCAACTAAAATTCCGGCTATTTGGTCCAACCGCAAATATTCCTTCAAGAAAAGCCAGCCCAAAATGGCGATGAAGATGGGCGTCGTGGAGACAATCCAGGCCGAGGTGGAGGCCTGGGCGGTTACGAGGCCATTGGATTGCAACCATTGGTGAAAGGTTATGCCGATAAAACCGAGAAGCGCAAAATAGGCCAACACCTTTGGCGGATGGAGGAGGAATTCTTTTCGTAAAAAGACGAATATTCCCAGAACAACAATTCCCATGGCGAAGCGGAGCCAGACCACGGTGGCTGGGGAGACGTCCTGCAGGGCGACTTTGGTGGCGATGAAAGAGGCGCCCCAGACGGCGACGGCGAAGGTTCCTTTGAGAAGCCCTAACAGCCGTGCCCTTTCGGTCACGCGGCGTTCGATGGATGATTTATTCGCACTTGGCTCGCTTCATCGGGAAGTCGATTCCGCGCACTTTTCCATCAGCCGTGCCCTCTATCCGGGCAATCAGCGAATCGCCGTTCAAGCGGTAAATCACTTTTTGCGGGAAATCATGCTGCGGGTTTTCAAAAATCCACATATTGCGCTCCGATTTTACCAACTTGAAGGAATCCGGCTTTTGGCCGGAGGGGTTGGCCACGTAGTAGATGGCTCCGTCCTTCTGTTCTTGGATGCGCAAAAATTCATAGGCGATTGTTTCCCCATCAGCCACCGTGCGGCTCATTCCCAGAACGGAAGTTCCCGCGGGCTTCATCCAATGCTCCTCGTAACGGCCGAGCGTATCGCCGTCATCCCAGCAGCCGGAGAGCCAGCGAAGGTCGGCCAGGGTTGTTTTTTTGTCCTGAGCCCTGGGAAAAAATGGGACGAATAAAACCAGCACCGCGAGAGACAGCGCAATCGAAACCCATCTCACCGGTCTTTCTTGACCGGCCCTACCCATTCGTTCCCGCAGGGGGTTGGGCGACACCGGCGTTTTTGACCCGCTGCCGCGTACGCAACCAGCCGCCGAGCAAAACGGCGGCCGTCAAGACCGCCATATTGGCGAGCTGGTACCACATCGGTTCCCTGCCGGGGGCGAAGAGCATTGAAAGGAGGGTCAATAGAATTCCGATTCCGGCTATGACCGCGGCGTGCTTGATTTCCGCGCCCCGGGCAATCAGGCCGCAGACCCAGCCGCCGAGGGTGCCGAACAGAAATCCATAAACCAAACTAAAGAGCATAAAGCCGCGGCCGGGGATTGCCGTGGGATCAGGATATGCAACGGCAAAGAGAATGATAATGGCTGCGGCAATCAACAAATACCCCGCTACGACGGCACCCACGCTTCTTAGCATACGATCTTCTCCTTTCAGGGTTGTTCAGTTTTTCCGGGCTATGTAATAAAAGTTAAAAATATCCCCCGGCACCTCTTTTATCACCACGTTGGAAAAGCCGGCCTCCGCCAGATACTCCAGCGCTTTTTGTCTGCCCCACATTGCTCCCAGTCCTTCCCCCTTCAGCGCCAGCGAAACGGTCATACAATGCAGGCAGGAAACCGTATAGAGTGTCGAACCGAGCGGATGGTCGATGTTTTCGTGAACGTTGCTCGAGGCGGCAATATCCACCATCAAATAAACGCCGTCCGGCTTCAACGCCCGGGCAATCGCTTTCAGCACGATTTTCGGTTTGGCCTGGTCGTGAACGGCGTCGAAGGTGGTGATGAAATCGAAACGGCCGCGCTCGTTCAGCCTGGATACGTCCTGAACCGAAAAGCGAGTATTGGAAAGCTTCCACTTTTTGGCCTCGGCTTTGGCCGCGGCAATCCCTTCCTTGGAAAAATCGTAGCCCGTAAAGCGGCTTTTGGGAAACGCCCTGGCCATCAAATTGACGGCGTGGCCGGAGCCGCAGCCGATATCGGCCGCCTCGATCCCCGCTTTCAGCCGTTCCACGATCCCCGGAACGATGGGGAGGGTGGTTTGAACCAACGTGGCGTCGTAAATGGAACTGGAATCCTCGGACTGGATTTTCTGGAATTTGGGATATGCGGAGTACGGAACGCCGCCCCCTTTGCGAAAGCTTTTTATAATCCCCTCCTCCACGTTTCCCAGAAGCGGAATGTACTGCATATACAGGGCCAGATTCTCCGGCCCGGCCGCCCTGGTCAGCGAAGCGGAATGTTCCGGCGGCAGAAAGTAGGTGCCGTTGGCGGGGTCGTATTCCACCACCCGGCCGGTGAGCATCGCCCCCAGCCACTCCCGCACGTAACGCTCCTTCAGCCTGGCCGCCTTGGCGATTTGCTCGCTGGTGGAGGGGGGGAGCTTGGCCATTGTGTCGAAAAGGCCGGTCTGGTGGCCGATACTCATCATTAAGGCCAGAGACGAATTGTTCAGAATACCGACCATCCGTTGCGCGAAGGCCTCTTTTTTATCAAGCGGCCCGGCCTGAGCGGTTTTCGTTTCTTCAAGGATCTGCGTGCTCATACGTCCTCCTTAAATTAAAGCCAAACGCCGGCTGTTTTTTATTCTTTTATTCAATCGTGCGGAATTATAAACCAAATTTGCCCGATACGAAAGAGCAAAGAATTTCTCCTGGAATGCTCTTGTTGACGGGGGGAGGTTTTGATTGTATAATAATTGGGCTTTCGGGGCGAGGTGAAATTCCTCGATCGGCGGTATAGCCCGCGAGTCCCCAAGAAATCGGGGACAGAGCCGGTGCAACTCCGGCGCCGACGGTACAGTCCGGATGGAAGAAGGCCAAAGGCAAGCACTTGGCGTTTGTCCGCATTTTTCCCCTATGCCCCGAAGTATTTTGGGGCTGTTTTTTGCCCCCTGATTTGGTTTGTTCGCCGGAATGAATTTAGGCCTGCGGGCTGGAAGAAAATCGATGACTGAAACTTACAGCGAAAAGGAGCTTGCCAATATGCGCCGGGCTCTTACTTTGGCCCGCCGGGGGTTGGGACAAACCTCGCCTAATCCAATGGTAGGAGCAGTCGTGGTAAAGGCCGGACGCATCGTCGGCGAGGGATTCCACCGCCGGGCGGGAGAGGCGCATGCGGAAGTTATTGCCCTCAAAGAAGCCGGGAAGGAAGCGCGGGGCGGAACACTCTTTGTCAATTTGGAACCCTGCTCCCATTTCGGCCGCACGGCCCCCTGCGTGGAGGCGATTGCCTCCGCTGGTATCAAGAAGGTTTATGCCTCCGTGGTTGACCCCAACCCTCTGGTGAACGGCAAGGGGATTGAGTTTTTGCGCAGGCGAAAAATTGAGATCGATATCGGCCTTTTGACGGATGAGGCGCGGGAGCTGAATGAGGTGCACTTCAAGGTAATGGAGAAAAAGCTGCCTTATGTCACGTTGAAATTTGCACAGAGTCTGGATGGAAGGATTGCTACCAAAACCCGCGATTCCCGGTGGATTAGCGGCGAGGAGGCGCGACGGTTCGCTCACTTTTTACGCGCTACGCACGACGCCGTTTTGGTCGGACGGAAAACCGTGGAAGTTGATGACCCCCAGCTTACCGTGCGGATGGTGCAGGGAAAAAATCCTTTGCGGCTGGTGCTGGATACGGAAGGGAAGTTGAGTTCAACGGCCCGGCTGGTTCGGGAAAACGAGGATGGGAAGACCGTTTTGCTTTCCGGACGGGCGGACGCTTCCAACTGCGAGTTGAGAGGGGAAGTTGCCATCTGGCCGGTCGGGTTGAAAAACGGTCGGATTGATTTGCGCGCGGCTTTGGAAAAAGTGCTGGCGCAAGGGGTCACCTCCATCCTTGTAGAGGGGGGCGCCGGCGTATTGACCAACTTTTTGAAGGAAAAGCTGGCGGACAAGGTATACGCCGCCATAGCCCCGATGATAATCGGAGAGGGAATTTCCGCCATTGGGGATTTGGGGGTCGAAAAGCTATTGCAGGCCGTTCGATTCGAACGAGTGCAGTTTAAGAAAGTTGGGGTTGATATGCTTTTTTCAGGATATCCCATATGTTCACCGGCTTAGTAACGGATGTTGGCAGGGTCGTTTTGGTTTCACCGAGGAAGGAAGGGAAGGAATTGTTGATTAAGGCGCCCAAAACAGTCAGGGAATTGAAGAAGGGGGATTCGGTTTCCATCAATGGCACCTGCCAGACCGTTATTTCGAAAAACGGGGCCAAGTTTGCCGTTCTGGCGATACCGGAAACGCTCGCACGGACAAATTTTGATAGAATTCAAACCGGCGGATGGGTTAATCTTGAATTGCCCCTCAAACTTTCCGACCGGTTGGGGGGACACTTCGTCACCGGACATATCGATACCAAGACACAACTGTTGGAAATCTCCAAAGAAAAGGGCGGGATGGAATGGTGGGTAGAACTGCCTCGGAAATTTGCCGGGCTCGTCATAGAGAAAGGTTCAATCGCCTTGGATGGCGTTTCGCTGACCATCGCCGGATTAAAACCAGAGCGATTCAAGGTGGCTTTGATTCCCCATACGTTAAAAGTCACCACGTTGGGAAAAAGAAAAGTGGGGGATTTTTTGAATGTGGAATTCGACCTTTTGGGGAAATATGTGCAACAGCTTGTCGGCGGCGGGAGGCGTTTGTCACGGCAGGGGAAAAGAGGCAAGAATGAAGTTTAACAGCATACCGGAAGCGATCGAGGATTTAAAAGCCGGGCGGATTATTATCGTCACGGATGACGAGGGACGGGAGGACGAGGGGGATTTGGTTTTTTCCGCGGAGGCCGCCGACTGGCAAAAGGTGGAGTTCGTGGTGCGGAATGGCGGCGGGCTGGTATGCGTTTCGATGCCGAAGGAGCGCTTACATCAGTTGAACCTGCCTCCTATGACTTCCGAAAATACCGCCCGGTTGGGAACCGCCTTCACCGTTTCCGTGGACGTCAAAGAGGGGACAACCACCGGCATTTCGGCGCGGGAACGGGCGGCGACCATCCGTGCTTTGGTCAACCCGGATACCAAGCCGGATGATTTGGCGCGGCCGGGCCACGTTTTTCCGATTTGCGCCGAAGAAGGGGGTGTTTTGTCCCGCCCGGGGCATACCGAAGCGGGGGTGGATTTGTGTCGGCTGGCGGGGCTTTATCCCGCGGCCGTGCTGTGCGAAGTCACCGATACGAAAGGGGGGATGGCGCGCGGACAGAAGCTTTTTGATTTCGCCAAGAAATGGAAATTGAAAATCGTCACGATCCACGATTTGATCCGCCACCGGCTGGCCACGGAAAAACTGGTCGATAGACAGGCGACGGTTGCCTTTCCAACCCGCTTCGGAAATTTCACTCTTTATCTGTATTGGTCGGAAGTCGATAGAAAACATCATCTTGTCTTGGAGAAGGGAAAAGTGGCCGGCCGCAAGGAAGTTTTGGTGCGGGTTCATTCCCAATGCACGACGGGGGATTTGTTTGGATCTTTGCGCTGCGATTGCGGGGAGCAACTCGCTTGGTCGCTCAAAGCAATGGAGAAGGCTGGAGAAGGACTTTTTATTTATTTGTTGCAGGAGGGACGCGGGATCGGGCTGGCAAACAAAATTTTGGCGTATAAACTGCAGGACGAGGGGAAAGACACGGTAGAGGCGAACTTGGAGCTGGGTTTTCAAGCGGATATGCGCAGCTACGGAACGGCGGCGCAGATTTTGAAGGATTTCGGCCTTTCTGAAATCCAGTTGATTACCAACAACCCCAAAAAGATTCAGGAATTGGAGGAATTGGACATTCGTGTGAAAAAACGGGTGCATGCCAAGATTGCTCCCACGGAGCACAATTTATCCTACCTCAAGACCAAGCAGGCGAAGCTGGGGCATCTTTTGGATTCGCTTTTCTAAAATGGGTCGTCTCAAATCGACAAAAAAAATTGTCGTTCCAGGGCTGGCCGTTGCCGGAAAGAAATTCGCCTTGGTGGTCAGCCGGTACAATTCTGAAGTCACCGAAGCGCTTTTGGCTGACGCAAGGGAGTGTTTTGAACGGCACGGCGTAACGGAGGAGGGAGTCGACATCGTCTATGTGCCGGGATGTCTGGAGATTCCGACGGTGTGCGCGAAGCTGGCGGAGTCGAAAAAATATGCCGCGCTCGTTGCGCTCGGGGCGGTGATTCGGGGGGAAACCCATCATTTTGAAGTGGTGGCGAACCATTCGACAAGGGCCTTGGTAGAACTTTCGATGAAGTACAAAATTCCTGTCGCCTGCGGCATTTTGACCGTGGATAATTTGCGCCAGGCCAAGGCACGGGCCGGAGGCAAGGAGGGGAACAAGGGGTGGGAGGCGGCCAAGACCGCTCTGCAGATGGCGGATTTAATGGAGAAGCTATGAAGGGGCGTCACCGCGTTCGGGAGATGGTGCTATCCTGCCTGTACGCTGTGGAGACGGAAGGGGGGGAGCCCAAGGAGATTTTAAAAAGCCGGTTGGCGGATGACCATCTGGACGAGAAGGAAAAAGCGTTCGCCCGCGCACTTTTTGAAAAGACCTTTACCAGCCGCGAAAGACTGGATGCCGAAATAGAACCCAAGCTGAAGCACTGGAAGCTTTCGCGCATTGCCCTTTTGGACCGAATCATCATGCGGATGGCCTTGGCCGAGTGGCATTTTTTCCCGGACATCCCGGAAAAGGTTTCCATCGACGAAGCCGTGGAGCTGGCCAAGAAGTTTTCCACGGCCGAAAGCGGGCATTTTGTGAACGGCATTCTGGACGCCATTTTCAAAGACCCGGATTTGCGCAACGCCAAGCTGGTTTAAGCTTAAATTTCAAGAACAAAAGCTTTTCTTGACCGTTTCCTCTTTGGCCGGTAACTTGGGCCGGGAAAAATGCGAGGAAGAGTTTTTTGCTTTTGATTTTGGAATCGGGGTGGCTGGCTGGTCAGCTTAAAACCCTCTGGCAGATTCTCGTTTATTTGCTACCGGTTGTGCCGGTCACCATCGAGCTTACGCTTTTTTCCTTCGGGCTGGCCGTCCTGTTCGGAATTTTTGTCGGCATCGCCCGGATTTCGCACCATCCGATCATCGAGAAGAGCTCCAAGATTTACGTTGACGTTTTGCGAGGGGTACCGCTTTTGGTGCAGATTTTTTTCATTTACTTCGGGCTTGGAAAGGTGCTGCACCTCTCCAGCTTTGTCGCGGGAGTTTTGGCTATCGGCATCGGTTATTCGGCCTATCTGGCGGAGACCGTTCGGGCGGGCATCCAGTCCATCCCCAAGGGGCAATACGAGGCGGCGCTTTCGCTCGGGATGAGCCGCGCGCAGATGATGCGTTATGTTATTCTGCCCCAATCGCTGCGACTGGTGGTGCCGCCGATGGCCAACGATTTTATCGCCTGTTTGAAGGACACCTCACTCGTCTCGGTCATCGGGATGCGGGAGCTGACCCGTGCGGGGCGGGAATTTTATTCCCAATATTTCGTTGATTTTCAAACCTGGCTGGTGGTGGGGCTTTTGTATCTGGCGATGACTGTGGGGCTTTCACGTCTCGTTGTCTGGCTGGAGAAAAAATTCAAGGTGCACGGACTGGGGGAGCGGGGCGCGTGATTATCCAAATTTCCAATCTGGTAAAACGCTTTGGCAAGCACACGGTTTTAGATGGCGTTTCCCTTTTCGTCGCGGCGGGTGAGGTACTGGTGATTTTCGGCCCGTCCGGTTCGGGTAAATCGACCCTTTTACGCTGCATCAACGGGTTGGAGCGGGCGGATGGCGGAAAAATCGAAGTGGACGGCATCGAATTGGATCATCACAAGGAGCATATCCGGAAGGTGCGGGCGGAGTGCGGAATGGTTTTTCAGCAGTTCAATCTTTTTCCGCACCTATCGGTTCTGGAAAACATCTGTCTGCCCCAGCGGGTGGTGCGGGGCAGAAAGGCGGATGAGTCCGAAGCCGTCGCCCAAAAACTTTTGGAGCAGGTCGGGCTTTTGGAAAAGAAAGACGCCTTTCCGGCCCA
Proteins encoded in this region:
- a CDS encoding DMT family transporter; translation: MTERARLLGLLKGTFAVAVWGASFIATKVALQDVSPATVVWLRFAMGIVVLGIFVFLRKEFLLHPPKVLAYFALLGFIGITFHQWLQSNGLVTAQASTSAWIVSTTPIFIAILGWLFLKEYLRLDQIAGILVATIGVLLVVSKGDLNSIFRGSFGTPGDLLVLISSPNWAIYCVIARKGLKEHSASLLTFYVILLGWLFSTPLFFAGPGIGEIHKLTLSGWTATGFLGIFCSGLAYIYWNDALKAAPASQVGALLYIEPLFAVAVAASVIGENITLGALFGGAIILLGVWMVTRK
- a CDS encoding DUF6265 family protein, which gives rise to MRWVSIALSLAVLVLFVPFFPRAQDKKTTLADLRWLSGCWDDGDTLGRYEEHWMKPAGTSVLGMSRTVADGETIAYEFLRIQEQKDGAIYYVANPSGQKPDSFKLVKSERNMWIFENPQHDFPQKVIYRLNGDSLIARIEGTADGKVRGIDFPMKRAKCE
- a CDS encoding methyltransferase domain-containing protein encodes the protein MSTQILEETKTAQAGPLDKKEAFAQRMVGILNNSSLALMMSIGHQTGLFDTMAKLPPSTSEQIAKAARLKERYVREWLGAMLTGRVVEYDPANGTYFLPPEHSASLTRAAGPENLALYMQYIPLLGNVEEGIIKSFRKGGGVPYSAYPKFQKIQSEDSSSIYDATLVQTTLPIVPGIVERLKAGIEAADIGCGSGHAVNLMARAFPKSRFTGYDFSKEGIAAAKAEAKKWKLSNTRFSVQDVSRLNERGRFDFITTFDAVHDQAKPKIVLKAIARALKPDGVYLMVDIAASSNVHENIDHPLGSTLYTVSCLHCMTVSLALKGEGLGAMWGRQKALEYLAEAGFSNVVIKEVPGDIFNFYYIARKN
- the ribD gene encoding bifunctional diaminohydroxyphosphoribosylaminopyrimidine deaminase/5-amino-6-(5-phosphoribosylamino)uracil reductase RibD, encoding MTETYSEKELANMRRALTLARRGLGQTSPNPMVGAVVVKAGRIVGEGFHRRAGEAHAEVIALKEAGKEARGGTLFVNLEPCSHFGRTAPCVEAIASAGIKKVYASVVDPNPLVNGKGIEFLRRRKIEIDIGLLTDEARELNEVHFKVMEKKLPYVTLKFAQSLDGRIATKTRDSRWISGEEARRFAHFLRATHDAVLVGRKTVEVDDPQLTVRMVQGKNPLRLVLDTEGKLSSTARLVRENEDGKTVLLSGRADASNCELRGEVAIWPVGLKNGRIDLRAALEKVLAQGVTSILVEGGAGVLTNFLKEKLADKVYAAIAPMIIGEGISAIGDLGVEKLLQAVRFERVQFKKVGVDMLFSGYPICSPA
- a CDS encoding riboflavin synthase, producing MFTGLVTDVGRVVLVSPRKEGKELLIKAPKTVRELKKGDSVSINGTCQTVISKNGAKFAVLAIPETLARTNFDRIQTGGWVNLELPLKLSDRLGGHFVTGHIDTKTQLLEISKEKGGMEWWVELPRKFAGLVIEKGSIALDGVSLTIAGLKPERFKVALIPHTLKVTTLGKRKVGDFLNVEFDLLGKYVQQLVGGGRRLSRQGKRGKNEV
- the ribB gene encoding 3,4-dihydroxy-2-butanone-4-phosphate synthase: MKFNSIPEAIEDLKAGRIIIVTDDEGREDEGDLVFSAEAADWQKVEFVVRNGGGLVCVSMPKERLHQLNLPPMTSENTARLGTAFTVSVDVKEGTTTGISARERAATIRALVNPDTKPDDLARPGHVFPICAEEGGVLSRPGHTEAGVDLCRLAGLYPAAVLCEVTDTKGGMARGQKLFDFAKKWKLKIVTIHDLIRHRLATEKLVDRQATVAFPTRFGNFTLYLYWSEVDRKHHLVLEKGKVAGRKEVLVRVHSQCTTGDLFGSLRCDCGEQLAWSLKAMEKAGEGLFIYLLQEGRGIGLANKILAYKLQDEGKDTVEANLELGFQADMRSYGTAAQILKDFGLSEIQLITNNPKKIQELEELDIRVKKRVHAKIAPTEHNLSYLKTKQAKLGHLLDSLF
- the ribH gene encoding 6,7-dimethyl-8-ribityllumazine synthase is translated as MGRLKSTKKIVVPGLAVAGKKFALVVSRYNSEVTEALLADARECFERHGVTEEGVDIVYVPGCLEIPTVCAKLAESKKYAALVALGAVIRGETHHFEVVANHSTRALVELSMKYKIPVACGILTVDNLRQAKARAGGKEGNKGWEAAKTALQMADLMEKL
- the nusB gene encoding transcription antitermination factor NusB; this encodes MKGRHRVREMVLSCLYAVETEGGEPKEILKSRLADDHLDEKEKAFARALFEKTFTSRERLDAEIEPKLKHWKLSRIALLDRIIMRMALAEWHFFPDIPEKVSIDEAVELAKKFSTAESGHFVNGILDAIFKDPDLRNAKLV
- a CDS encoding amino acid ABC transporter permease → MLLILESGWLAGQLKTLWQILVYLLPVVPVTIELTLFSFGLAVLFGIFVGIARISHHPIIEKSSKIYVDVLRGVPLLVQIFFIYFGLGKVLHLSSFVAGVLAIGIGYSAYLAETVRAGIQSIPKGQYEAALSLGMSRAQMMRYVILPQSLRLVVPPMANDFIACLKDTSLVSVIGMRELTRAGREFYSQYFVDFQTWLVVGLLYLAMTVGLSRLVVWLEKKFKVHGLGERGA
- a CDS encoding amino acid ABC transporter ATP-binding protein; this encodes MIQISNLVKRFGKHTVLDGVSLFVAAGEVLVIFGPSGSGKSTLLRCINGLERADGGKIEVDGIELDHHKEHIRKVRAECGMVFQQFNLFPHLSVLENICLPQRVVRGRKADESEAVAQKLLEQVGLLEKKDAFPAQLSGGQQQRVAIARALGMNPKIMLFDEPTSALDPEMIGEVLDVMKKLAKEGMTMLVVSHEIGFAREVAHRMVFLDEGKIIEEGRPQEILNSQKNKRTAEFLGKVL